The Rhinolophus sinicus isolate RSC01 linkage group LG13, ASM3656204v1, whole genome shotgun sequence sequence TCTGTTTCTGAAGGAAAGGCAAAATTTTAAACAGCTACCTAAGAAATGGCTCCATTTTCCTTCCAGTACATTCTTCCGCGTCCTGCCCACCTTCCCCCAGGCACGGCCAAGCATCCTCACTGTCAGTGGTAATCTTCAGCCAggccttgttttgttttctacatggTCCTGTATTCCAAACTTGTTAAAAACTTCGTTTTCTTTTGTAATGCTCAGCTCCAGGCTTTCTTTCCCTCAGTGAACATACCAGTAACAAGGTAGTAAGTTTCTGAATGACTGACAGGGCTCCGCCTACCAGAGGTATTAAAGAGGAAGCCTTTTGTTGAGGACAGTAAGTTAGAGAATACCAGCAAAGCTTTCAGCAACATTGAATCAAGTTTCAGTTGGTTAGTGATGTGGAATCGTGTGCCACCAGAGGTGCTGTCACCTTCCCCACGGGCTCTCAGAGCCCCTGCGGAGCTTCATCCCCTTCCTCAGGGGATCCAGAGGCCTGAAAGTAGCACGAATCTCAAAGGCTGGGACATGTGCTCCAGCTCTGCgcccaggaaggagagggaacAGGTTTTGGTGACTGCGGAATGGCCGCTGCATTCATCTGCTCCTATGTCGCCTTCTTCCCACGCTGTTGGCTTTTTGCTCTGTGCTGTTTCCTGACACTGTGAGGTTTAGTCCAACCTGATTCCTGGCTGCAGACGTCAGCGCCTGCCACCTTTGGAGCTTAGTAGAGAGAGCTGGTCGGCTACTGATTCTCAAGAATGTCCACCCTGGAAACAACGAAAAGGAAGGCTCGGAAGGAACTAATGTGGTTTTAATATGTAGAAACATAGGACAAGAGCTGTTTCTCAAAGTGGGTGCTGAAGGAACCTTTCTTAAATCCTTCGTCTTGAGAACAGACTagtgagaggaagaagaaacCTCTCGGATAAATAGTGTTTCTGCTCCCAAGCAAGGCCATCAGAGGTGCAGTGCCTTGGTTCGTAGTTACAGCTGAAGATGCGTGTTAACATATGCTGTGACCCTGAAGAACGGTGAGCTCGTTACAAGCTGTGTGTTATTGAAAGAATGTAAGAGTGGGTGAGGTCGTCGTTAGTGATTCGTTAAAAAACAGGTATACATAAGGTTTTGTTGTGGAGTCTAAGTATTagatacattttcaaaagaattgtAAGTTATGAATGGTATTGAATCAAAATGTTTGGCTATTTTACTTTTCCCTAGAACTTATTAATAAAGTAAACATACGTACGTACGTACGTGATGAATATAAATgtcctcttttccctctccttttctagATGTGACTTACCTAACAGAAGAGTTGGTCTATGAAATTCTTGaagtgtgtagagagagagaggattacTCCCCTTTGATCCGGGTCATCGGAAGAGTGTTTTCCAGCGCCGAGGCATTGGTCCAGAGCTTCCGGAAAGTCAAACAGCACACCAAGGAGGAACTGAAGTCCCTCCAAGGAAAGGACGAAGACAAAGATGAAGACGAGAAGGAGAAGGCTGCGTGCTCTGCTGCCGCCGCCATGGAGGAGGGTTCCGAAGCGTCGTCCTCCAGGATGAGTGAGAGCTCGCAAGGCGATAACTCACAAAAACTGGGCCCCGAGGACGTGTCTGTGGACATCGAGGCCATCAGAAGGGTCTACACCAGGCTGCTCGCTAATGAAAAGATAGAAACTGCCTTTCTCAATGCACTGGTATACTTGTCACCCAACGTGGAATGTGACTTGACGTATCACAATGTGTACTCCCGAGATCCTAATTATCTGAATTTATTCATCATCGTGATGGAGAATAGGAACCTCCACAGCCCTGAATATCTAGAAATGGCTTTGCCACTATTCTGCAAAGCAATGAGTAAGCTTCCCCTTGCAGCCCAAGGAAAACTGATCCGACTGTGGTCCAAATACAGTGCAGACCAGATTCGGAGAATGATGGAGACATTTCAGCAGCTTATTACGTACAAGGTCATAAGCAATGAATTTAACAATCGGAACCTAGTGAACGAGAGAAACCTGGTGAATGACGACGACGCCATAGTCGCGGCCTCCAAGTGCTTGAAGATGGTTTACTATGCAAACGTGGTGGGCGGGGATGTGGACACCAGCCACAATGAGGACGACGACGAGGAGCCCATCCCCGAGTCCAGCGAGCTGACGCTTCAGGAGctgctgggggaggagagaaggaacaaGAAAGGTCCCCGAGTGGACCCACTCGAAACCGAGCTCGGTGTGAAGACCCTGGATTGTCGCAAACCACTCGTCCCTTTTGAAGAATTTATTAACGAGCCGCTGAATGATGTCCTAGAGATGGATAAAGATTACACTTTTTTCAAagtagaaacagagaataaattCTCTTTTATGACATGTCCCTTTATATTGAATGCTGTCACAAAGAACTTGGGATTGTATTACGACAACAGAATCCGTATGTACAGTGAACGAAGAATCACTGTTCTCTACAGCTTAGTTCAGGGGCAGCAGTTGAATCCGTATTTGAGACTCAAAGTCCGACGTGACCATATCATAGATGACGCACTTGTCCGGGTAAGTTGAGCTCCTGTTTAAAATGAGTCCCGGATCAGATACCTAACTGTGATGCAGTGCCGGGGATGCTTTCTGTAAGCAACCCTCTGGAAACAGAGCAATGCTGTCATATAGCGTGTGGGCACGTGattctttttattgtaaatgtGAGTATTAGACCGTCATTCCTCCGTCTTCATCGGTGCGCTCCACAGAGTGTGGGTTGTCTTTTACCATGGTTGCTCTCTCTTGGAAAAAGAATTGATCTTCTGAGTCTCGACAGCTAGCCCCAGAAGTTTCCATTCAGAGCAGAAGTGGCTGTGGGAGAAAGACCAGAGCCCAGGACCAGGGGGAATGTGGAGATGACCAGTCGCAAGTATGAACGTCAAGTCTTAACTAGGAGAAGTGATGCAATAAAGCCACACCATAAAATGATAGGTGGGGTCCTGCTGGGGCACTCACAGCGTCCTGCGTGGCCTGGCCTGGTGGTAGTTTCCTCCCACTTCCGTGCCATGGGGACCACGCTGGCTCTTGGAATTTGCTGGAGCTGCTGGCGAATAGCGGCTATTTCGGGACTCTTAGGGTTAGCGGTGTCTCTTACCAGCCTGATCCAGGGAAACTGAGCTGGGAGGAGACGGCCACAGGTACCCACCTTCGGGCCTCCTGTTTCTCATTCTGTCCctccaaagaaaggaagaatgttAGCACCCCCATTTAAGAGTGTGGGCCTGGCTGGAAGACAGAAACCAGCTGCCAGTCATTTCTGCCAAAATTTACCTTTGTCGTAGGGCGCTTTATTTATCTCGGGGTTTTCTTGTACTCATAATATTAGGTACTCCTATCTTTGCTAGTTTTTTATTAACTGCAAGTTTAATGTGAACGAAAATTAAGGTACAGTCAACTTATACtaatagagcaggggtgtccaaactgcggcccacgggccaactgcggcccatgatccattgtttattagcccgcagcaaattccaaaaatatattgagtttacttaaataaaccaggtgaggcaatacgtacttcacctcgagtgagtggcccggctgtttgtgtattttactgcatatggcccttggtgaaaaaccgttgaaaaaagtttggacacccctgtaaTAGAGGATAAGAACCCATGACACGGACAACTAGGAAATAGCGATACTTGTAAAGCATATTTCTGTTTGAGAGTGGATTTCTCTAAACCTGAGAATTCACGAAGCTGTAAACCAGTAGAAAATGTTTGACACCTCAGAAACTTAGAAGTTGCAGAGTTTCTGTGCCTCTT is a genomic window containing:
- the UBE3A gene encoding ubiquitin-protein ligase E3A isoform X3; its protein translation is MATACKRSPGEPQSDDIEASRMKRAAAKHLIERYYHQLTEGCGNEACTNEFCASCPSFRRMDNNAAAIKALELYKINAKLCDPHPSKKGASSAYLENSKGAANNACSDSKMNKKEGLGARDDFKDVTYLTEELVYEILEVCREREDYSPLIRVIGRVFSSAEALVQSFRKVKQHTKEELKSLQGKDEDKDEDEKEKAACSAAAAMEEGSEASSSRMSESSQGDNSQKLGPEDVSVDIEAIRRVYTRLLANEKIETAFLNALVYLSPNVECDLTYHNVYSRDPNYLNLFIIVMENRNLHSPEYLEMALPLFCKAMSKLPLAAQGKLIRLWSKYSADQIRRMMETFQQLITYKVISNEFNNRNLVNERNLVNDDDAIVAASKCLKMVYYANVVGGDVDTSHNEDDDEEPIPESSELTLQELLGEERRNKKGPRVDPLETELGVKTLDCRKPLVPFEEFINEPLNDVLEMDKDYTFFKVETENKFSFMTCPFILNAVTKNLGLYYDNRIRMYSERRITVLYSLVQGQQLNPYLRLKVRRDHIIDDALVRLEMIAMENPADLKKQLYVEFEGEQGVDEGGVSKEFFQLVVEEIFNPDIGMFTYDESTKLFWFNPSSFETEGQFTLIGIVLGLAIYNNCILDVHFPMVVYRKLMGKKGTFRDLGDSHPVLYQSLKDLLEYEGNVEDDMMITFQISQTDLFGNPMMYDLKENGDKIPITNENRKEFVNLYSDYILNKSVEKQFKAFRRGFHMVTNESPLKYLFRPEEIELLICGSRNLDFQALEETTEYDGGYTRDSVLIRKHLLCEMVHSCT